A window of the Lactuca sativa cultivar Salinas chromosome 7, Lsat_Salinas_v11, whole genome shotgun sequence genome harbors these coding sequences:
- the LOC128127130 gene encoding uncharacterized protein LOC128127130, translating to MEDVRDGDLRVPLISSLFFVLVIIGGIFLTFYVFLPSIAQPWFPVVAFLLIGSPWAFWMLTYLYTCFKGTCCPRETSYPYDVHQNYSRRGGPVYPMPPRQNAMISSQDQATGRPLSKDKPPKPQPQPQPQPQPSGVGSRHVHFGEVVVVESDGSKVIHEMDSWTNPSKLVVMAPPKARSS from the coding sequence ATGGAGGATGTAAGGGATGGAGATTTGAGGGTACCTTTAATCTCCTCTCTCTTCTTCGTTTTGGTAATCATCGGTGGTATTTTCCTCACTTTCTACGTTTTTCTACCCAGCATCGCCCAACCATGGTTTCCTGTAGTTGCATTTCTTCTGATAGGCTCTCCTTGGGCCTTTTGGATGTTGACCTATTTGTATACGTGCTTCAAGGGTACTTGTTGTCCTAGAGAAACTTCCTACCCTTACGACGTCCATCAGAATTATTCAAGGCGAGGGGGTCCTGTTTATCCAATGCCACCTCGTCAGAATGCTATGATCTCAAGCCAAGACCAAGCCACGGGTAGGCCCTTATCCAAGGATAAACCCCCAAAGCCACAGCCACAGCCACAGCCACAGCCACAGCCATCAGGTGTTGGTTCAAGGCATGTCCACTTTGgagaggtggtggtggtagaaAGTGACGGAAGCAAGGTTATCCATGAAATGGATTCTTGGACAAATCCATCCAAGTTAGTCGTAATGGCACCACCGAAAGCTAGATCATCTTGA